A DNA window from Eretmochelys imbricata isolate rEreImb1 chromosome 3, rEreImb1.hap1, whole genome shotgun sequence contains the following coding sequences:
- the NKX2-2 gene encoding homeobox protein Nkx-2.2 codes for MSLTNTKTGFSVKDILDLPDTNDEEGSLVEGADEENEGSEPPKKSGVLGQNPLEGVQTLPLKNPFYDTSDNPYTRWLASTESIQYSLHGLASSNSQHDSSTKSPDPSADESPDNDKDTASAGDSGKKRKRRVLFSKAQTYELERRFRQQRYLSAPEREHLASLIRLTPTQVKIWFQNHRYKMKRARAEKGMEVTPLPSPRRVAVPVLVRDGKPCHTLKAQDLAAATFQAGIPFSAYSAQSLQHMQYNAQYSSASNPQYPTAHHLVQAQQWTW; via the exons ATGTCTCTGACCAACACAAAGACGGGGTTTTCTGTAAAGGACATCCTAGATCTCCCTGACACCAACGATGAAGAGGGATCCCTCGTTGAAGGAGCGGATGAAGAGAACGAGGGGTCGGAGCCACCCAAGAAATCCGGAGTTCTGGGGCAAAACCCACTGGAGGGGGTTCAGACTCTGCCTTTGAAAAACCCTTTCTATGATACCAGTGATAATCCCTATACGCGTTGGCTGGCCAGCACGGAAAGCATCCAGTATTCCT TGCACGGGCTGGCCTCCAGCAACTCCCAGCACGACTCCTCCACCAAATCCCCCGACCCCTCGGCCGACGAATCCCCGGACAACGACAAGGACACGGCCAGCGCCGGCGACTCCGGCAAGAAGAGGAAGAGGCGGGTGCTCTTCTCCAAGGCACAGACCTACGAGCTGGAGAGACGGTTCCGACAGCAGAGGTACCTGTCCGCCCCCGAGCGGGAGCACCTGGCCAGCCTCATCCGCCTCACGCCCACCCAGGTGAAGATCTGGTTTCAGAACCACCGGTACAAGATGAAGAGGGCCCGGGCTGAGAAAGGTATGGAAGtgactcctctcccctccccacgccGGGTAGCAGTGCCCGTCTTAGTCAGGGACGGCAAACCCTGCCACACGCTCAAAGCTCAGGACTTAGCCGCGGCCACTTTCCAGGCTGGGATCCCCTTCTCCGCCTATAGCGCCCAATCGCTCCAGCATATGCAATATAACGCCCAGTACAGCTCCGCCAGCAACCCCCAGTACCCGACAGCGCATCATTTGGTGCAAGCCCAACAATGGACTTGGTGA